In Eucalyptus grandis isolate ANBG69807.140 chromosome 4, ASM1654582v1, whole genome shotgun sequence, the following proteins share a genomic window:
- the LOC104443264 gene encoding auxin-responsive protein SAUR36 — translation MSNNKTRGFSLNKHLSRASKWVAGRTQSPSADGCCLSAVPSGPCTTNPMSKLLSWCHGLTSKRTKFLCLGKPVGSGYMPAGQDPVEERPAAKTVPKGHLPVYVGRRSGEFCRVLVPVVYINHPLFVDLLREAEEELGFSHRGGGITIPCEVSEFERVKSQVAAAAAAGNCGRRSTWKKRHLGKDLETLSTKYI, via the coding sequence ATGAGTAATAACAAGACAAGAGGCTTCAGCCTCAACAAGCACCTCTCCCGGGCCTCCAAGTGGGTCGCTGGCCGGACCCAAAGCCCCTCCGCAGATGGCTGCTGCCTCAGCGCAGTGCCATCGGGGCCATGCACGACCAATCCCATGTCGAAGCTCCTCTCCTGGTGCCATGGCCTGACGAGCAAGAGGACCAAGTTTTTATGCTTGGGCAAGCCCGTCGGTTCAGGTTACATGCCCGCGGGTCAAGACCCGGTCGAGGAAAGACCAGCTGCGAAGACGGTGCCTAAGGGTCACTTGCCTGTGTACGTGGGTCGAAGGAGCGGCGAATTTTGCCGAGTTTTAGTGCCTGTGGTTTACATCAATCACCCGCTGTTTGTGGACTTACTGAGAGAAGCCGAGGAGGAGCTCGGGTTCAGTCACCGAGGAGGGGGAATCACTATACCTTGCGAGGTTTCAGAGTTCGAGAGAGTGAAGAGCCAGGttgccgctgccgctgccgccggGAACTGTGGCCGGAGGAGCACTTGGAAGAAGCGCCATTTGGGGAAGGATCTGGAGACATTGAGCACCAAATATatatga
- the LOC104442256 gene encoding auxin-responsive protein SAUR36, producing the protein MGNNKTRGFILKKHLFRVSKWIMGRTQSPSRGYCRLGASPSGPRTINPLSKLLSWCRCLTSKRTKSLFSSKPVGSGYVLEGQDPLEERPTRMTTTTVPKGHLAVYVGRRSGEFRRVLVPVVYFNHPLFGDLLREAEEEFGISHRGGGITIPCEVSEFERVKSRVATAGYGGRRSTWKKHP; encoded by the coding sequence ATGGGGAATAACAAGACGAGAGGCTTCATCCTCAAGAAGCACCTCTTCCGGGTCTCCAAGTGGATCATGGGTCGGACCCAAAGCCCCTCCCGAGGTTACTGCCGCCTCGGCGCGTCGCCATCGGGGCCACGCACGATCAATCCTCTGTCGAAGCTCCTCTCTTGGTGCCGCTGCCTGACGAGCAAGAGGACCAAGTCTTTATTCTCTAGCAAGCCTGTCGGGTCGGGCTACGTGCTCGAGGGTCAAGACCCGCTTGAGGAAAGACCCACgaggatgacgacgacgacggtgcCTAAGGGCCACTTGGCCGTGTACGTGGGTCGAAGGAGTGGCGAATTTCGCCGAGTTTTAGTGCCCGTGGTTTACTTCAATCACCCGCTGTTCGGGGACTTGCTGAGAGAAGCCGAGGAGGAGTTCGGGATAAGTCATCGTGGAGGAGGGATCACCATACCTTGCGAGGTCTCAGAGTTCGAGAGAGTGAAGAGCCGGGTCGCCACTGCCGGTTATGGTGGCCGGAGGAGCACTTGGAAGAAGCATCCTTGA
- the LOC104442257 gene encoding Golgi SNAP receptor complex member 1-2 isoform X1 — protein MVGDASLELQEAGWEELRKEARKIEGDLDVKLNSYAKLGARFSQGGYVDTGSPTVGSSRSWKSMEMEIQSLLEKLLDTNEAMSRCAASATPTTSVTQKLARHRDILHEFTQEFRRIKGNISSMKEHAELLSSVRDDISEYKASGSMSPRVQLLRERASIHGSISHMDDVISQAQTTRAALGSQRGLFGDVQGKVKLLSDKFPVIRGILGSIRRRRSRDTLILSAVIAACTLFLIIYWLSK, from the exons ATGGTGGGCGATGCGAGCCTGGAGCTGCAGGAAGCCGGCTGGGAGGAGCTCAGGAAGGAGGCGAGGAAGATCGAGGGCGATCTCGACGTCAAGCTCAATTCCTATGCGAAGCTCGGGGCCAGGTTCTCGCAAGGAG GTTATGTAGACACTGGGTCACCAACTGTTGGGTCCAGCAGGTCATGGAAGTCAATGGAAATGGAGATCCAGTCATTGCTTGAGAAACTATTAGACACGAATGAGGCTATGAGTAGATGTGCTGCATCTGCTACTCCCACTACCTCAGTAACTCAAAAGTTGGCAAGACATAGAGACATCCTTCATGAGTTTACCCAG GAGTTCAGACGTATCAAGGGAAACATCAGCTCAATGAAGGAACATGCAGAACTTCTCAGTTCTGTGAGGGATGACATCAGTGAGTATAAG GCTTCTGGGAGTATGTCTCCACGAGTGCAATTACTAAGAGAAAGAGCTTCAATTCATGGAAGCATATCCCAT ATGGATGATGTGATTAGCCAAGCTCAAACAACAAGAGCAGCTCTAGGCTCTCAGAGGGGTCTCTTTGGGGATGTTCAAGGGAAAGTGAAGCTCTTAAGTGACAAGTTCCCTGTAATTCGTGGCATCCTAG GCTCAATAAGAAGGCGGCGATCGAGAGACACTCTTATTCTCTCTGCTGTTATTGCTGCCTGTACATTGTTCCTTATAATCTATTGGCTCTCAAAATAG
- the LOC104442257 gene encoding Golgi SNAP receptor complex member 1-2 isoform X2: MVGDASLELQEAGWEELRKEARKIEGDLDVKLNSYAKLGARFSQGDTGSPTVGSSRSWKSMEMEIQSLLEKLLDTNEAMSRCAASATPTTSVTQKLARHRDILHEFTQEFRRIKGNISSMKEHAELLSSVRDDISEYKASGSMSPRVQLLRERASIHGSISHMDDVISQAQTTRAALGSQRGLFGDVQGKVKLLSDKFPVIRGILGSIRRRRSRDTLILSAVIAACTLFLIIYWLSK, encoded by the exons ATGGTGGGCGATGCGAGCCTGGAGCTGCAGGAAGCCGGCTGGGAGGAGCTCAGGAAGGAGGCGAGGAAGATCGAGGGCGATCTCGACGTCAAGCTCAATTCCTATGCGAAGCTCGGGGCCAGGTTCTCGCAAGGAG ACACTGGGTCACCAACTGTTGGGTCCAGCAGGTCATGGAAGTCAATGGAAATGGAGATCCAGTCATTGCTTGAGAAACTATTAGACACGAATGAGGCTATGAGTAGATGTGCTGCATCTGCTACTCCCACTACCTCAGTAACTCAAAAGTTGGCAAGACATAGAGACATCCTTCATGAGTTTACCCAG GAGTTCAGACGTATCAAGGGAAACATCAGCTCAATGAAGGAACATGCAGAACTTCTCAGTTCTGTGAGGGATGACATCAGTGAGTATAAG GCTTCTGGGAGTATGTCTCCACGAGTGCAATTACTAAGAGAAAGAGCTTCAATTCATGGAAGCATATCCCAT ATGGATGATGTGATTAGCCAAGCTCAAACAACAAGAGCAGCTCTAGGCTCTCAGAGGGGTCTCTTTGGGGATGTTCAAGGGAAAGTGAAGCTCTTAAGTGACAAGTTCCCTGTAATTCGTGGCATCCTAG GCTCAATAAGAAGGCGGCGATCGAGAGACACTCTTATTCTCTCTGCTGTTATTGCTGCCTGTACATTGTTCCTTATAATCTATTGGCTCTCAAAATAG